One region of Colius striatus isolate bColStr4 chromosome 26, bColStr4.1.hap1, whole genome shotgun sequence genomic DNA includes:
- the HNRNPA1 gene encoding LOW QUALITY PROTEIN: heterogeneous nuclear ribonucleoprotein A1 (The sequence of the model RefSeq protein was modified relative to this genomic sequence to represent the inferred CDS: inserted 1 base in 1 codon; deleted 1 base in 1 codon) — MAKSESPKEPEQLRKLFIGGLSFETTDESLRSHFEQWGTLTDCVVMRDPNTKRSRGFGFVTYSSVEEVDAAMNARPHKVDGRVVEPKRAVSREDSQRPGAHLTVKKIFVGGIKEDTEEHHLRDYFGQYGKIEVIEIMTDRGSGKKRGFAFVTFDDHDSVDKIVIQKYHTVNGHNCEVRKALSKQEMASASASQRGRSGSGNFGGGRGGGFGGNDNFSRGGNFGGRGGFGGGRAGGYGGGGDGYNGFGTEGYGGGGPGYSGGSRGYGGGGGGTYDGYNNGGGFGGGSGGRRPARGPSLALRNGLSEAGSGSNFGGGGXGGGNYNDFGSYNNQSSNFGPMKGGNFGGRSSGPYGGGGYGSSSGGGGSYGGGRRF; from the exons ATGGCCAAGTCCGAG tcTCCGAAGGAGCCGGAGCAGCTCCGGAAGCTCTTCATCGGCGGCCTCAGCTTCGAAACCACAGACGAGAGCCTGCGCAGCCACTTTGAGCAATGGGGCACCCTGACCGACTGTGTG GTGATGAGAGACCCAAACACCAAACGCTCCCGAGGCTTCGGCTTCGTCACGTACTCCTCAGTGGAGGAGGTGGACGCCGCCATGAACGCCCGGCCACACAAAGTGGACGGCAGAGTGGTCGAACCAAAGAGGGCTGTATCCAGAGAG GACTCGCAGCGGCCCGGAGCCCACCTCACAGTCAAGAAGATCTTTGTGGGAGGCATCAAGGAGGACACAGAGGAACATCATTTGAGGGACTATTTTGGCCAATATGGCAAAATTGAAGTAATTGAGATCATGACAGACCGTGGCAGTGGCAAGAAGAGGGGCTTTGCCTTCGTCACCTTCGACGACCACGACTCTGTCGACAAGATAGTCA TTCAGAAGTACCACACTGTGAACGGCCACAACTGCGAGGTGAGGAAAGCCCTGTCCAAGCAGGAGATGGCCAGCGCCTCGGCCAGCCAGAGAG GCCGCAGCGGCTCCGGGAACTTCGGCGGCGGCCGC GGCGGCGGCTTCGGCGGCAACGACAACTTCAGCCGCGGCGGCAACTTCGGCGGCCGTG gtgggtttggtgGCGGCCGCGCAGGCGGTTATGGCGGCGGTGGAGACGGCTATAATGGATTTGGCACTGAGG GttacggcggcggcggccccggctactcgggcggcagccgcggctacggcggcggcggcggcggcacctACGACGGCTACAACAACGGCGGCGGCttcggcggcggcagcggcgggcggAGACCGGCCCGGGGCCCTTCGCTGGCCCTGCGCAACGGCCTGTCCGAGGCGGGCTCGG GCAGCAACTTTGGTGGCGGGG AAGGCGGGGGCAACTACAATGACTTTGGCAGTTACAACAACCAATCCTCCAACTTCGGCCCCATGAAGGGCGGCAACTTCGGGGGCAGGAGCTCGGGGCCCTACGGCGGCG GAGGTTACGGCAGCtcgagcggcggcggcggcagctaCGGCGGAGGCAGGAGGTTTTAA
- the NFE2 gene encoding transcription factor NF-E2 45 kDa subunit, translating to MGDPEALAVLEGRGLRLAPPPPGPAQADLTWPEVTWQEILSLSELQGLDMAADAPFDPSPFCPLPPPPPAAPLCTFPAPCPAALPAPHFPAPLPGRPAPAASAPRPAPASASALPLGPDAIVNLPVEDFNAALGRARLSGPELALARDIRRRGKNKVAAQKCRRRKLEAIAGLREELERLGRERERLLRARGQAERALGDLRRDLATVSAQVLGALRAGPGGAGTPEGMGSGAGGL from the exons ATGGGGGACCCTGAG GCGCTGGCGGTGCTGGAGGGGCGGGGCTTGCGCttggccccgcccccgccgggccccgccCAGGCGGACCTCACGTGGCCGGAGGTCACGTGGCAGGAGATCCTGTCCCTCAGCGAGCTGCAG GGCCTGGACATGGCTGCAGACGCCCCGTTCGACCCCTCACCCTtctgccccctccctcctcctcctcccgccgcccctCTCTGCACCTTCCCGGCGCCGTGTCCCGCCGCTCTCCCCGCTCCCCAtttcccagcccctctcccggGCCGCCCGGCGCCTGCGGCCTCCGCTCCCCGCCCGGCGCCGGCCTCGGCCTCGGCGCTGCCGCTGGGCCCCGACGCCATCGTGAACCTGCCCGTGGAGGATTTCAACGCGGCGCTGGGCCGGGCCAGGCTGTCGGGCCCGGAGCTCGCCCTGGCCCGGGACATTCGCCGCCGGGGCAAGAACAAAGTGGCGGCTCAGAAATGCCGCCGGAGGAAGCTGGAAGCGATCGCGGGGCTgagggaggagctggagaggtTGGGAAGGGAACGGGAGCGGCTGCTGAGGGCCCGGGGCCAGGCGGAGCGGGCGCTGGGCGACCTGCGCAGGGACCTGGCCACCGTGTCGGCTCAGGTGCTGGGGGCGCTGAGGGCTGGGCCGGGGGGCGCCGGCACCCCCGAGGGGatggggagcggggcggggggactgtga
- the COPZ1 gene encoding coatomer subunit zeta-1 isoform X2, which yields MSALRWLPWKLSHRPSPLPGATGQSAGGRENAPRPRLKAAQRLVKREESSPNHAVGVVPLVLIGSGAANEKLRLFRLHVGSDGRKMEALILEPSLYTVKAVIILDNDGDRLFAKYYDDTYPSAKEQRCFEKNIFNKTHRTDSEIALLEGLTVVYKSSIDLYFYVIGSSYENELMLTAVLNCLFDSLSQMLRKNVEKRVLLENMEGLFLAMDEIVDGGVVLESDPQQVVHRVAGEDVPLTEQTVSQVLQSAKEQIKWSLLR from the exons ATGTCAGCGCTTCGCTGGTTGCCATGGAAACTGAGCCACCGCCCTTCTCCGCTTCCGGGAGCGACGGGCCAATCAGCGGGAGGGCGGGAAAACGCGCCCCGCCCTCGCCTCAAAGCCGCTCAGCGATTGGTGAAGCGGGAGGAGAGCTCGCCCAATCACGCGGTCGGGGTGGTGCCGTTGGTCTTGATTGGCAGCGGAGCAGCCAATGAGAAGCTTCGGCTCTTCCGGCTCCACGTCGGCAGCGACGGACGCAAAATGGAGGCGCTGATACTG GAGCCGTCCCTGTACACCGTCAAGGCCGTCATCATCCTGGACAACGACGGCGACCGGCTCTTCGCCAAg taCTACGACGACACGTACCCCAGCGCCAAGGAGCAGCGCTGCTTCGAGAAGAACATCTTCAACAAGACCCATCGCACTGACA GTGAGATCGCTCTGCTGGAGGGGCTGACGGTCGTCTACAAGAGCAGCATCGACCTCTACTTCTATGTGATAGGGAGCTCCTATGAGAATGAG ctgaTGCTGACGGCCGTGCTCAACTGCCTCTTTGACTCCCTCAGTCAGATGCTGCG GAAGAACGTGGAGAAGCGGGTGCTGCTGGAAAACATGGAGGGGCTGTTCCTGGCCATGGACGAGATCGTGGACGGCGG AGTCGTGCTGGAGAGTGACCCCCAGCAAGTGGTTCATCGTGTGGCT GGTGAGGACGTGCCCCTCACAGAGCAGACAGTCTCACAG GTGCTGCAGTCAGCCAAGGAGCAGATCAAGTGGTCTCTGCTGCGTTAA
- the COPZ1 gene encoding coatomer subunit zeta-1 isoform X1 — MSALRWLPWKLSHRPSPLPGATGQSAGGRENAPRPRLKAAQRLVKREESSPNHAVGVVPLVLIGSGAANEKLRLFRLHVGSDGRKMEALILEPSLYTVKAVIILDNDGDRLFAKYYDDTYPSAKEQRCFEKNIFNKTHRTDSEIALLEGLTVVYKSSIDLYFYVIGSSYENELMLTAVLNCLFDSLSQMLRKNVEKRVLLENMEGLFLAMDEIVDGGVVLESDPQQVVHRVAVRGEDVPLTEQTVSQVLQSAKEQIKWSLLR; from the exons ATGTCAGCGCTTCGCTGGTTGCCATGGAAACTGAGCCACCGCCCTTCTCCGCTTCCGGGAGCGACGGGCCAATCAGCGGGAGGGCGGGAAAACGCGCCCCGCCCTCGCCTCAAAGCCGCTCAGCGATTGGTGAAGCGGGAGGAGAGCTCGCCCAATCACGCGGTCGGGGTGGTGCCGTTGGTCTTGATTGGCAGCGGAGCAGCCAATGAGAAGCTTCGGCTCTTCCGGCTCCACGTCGGCAGCGACGGACGCAAAATGGAGGCGCTGATACTG GAGCCGTCCCTGTACACCGTCAAGGCCGTCATCATCCTGGACAACGACGGCGACCGGCTCTTCGCCAAg taCTACGACGACACGTACCCCAGCGCCAAGGAGCAGCGCTGCTTCGAGAAGAACATCTTCAACAAGACCCATCGCACTGACA GTGAGATCGCTCTGCTGGAGGGGCTGACGGTCGTCTACAAGAGCAGCATCGACCTCTACTTCTATGTGATAGGGAGCTCCTATGAGAATGAG ctgaTGCTGACGGCCGTGCTCAACTGCCTCTTTGACTCCCTCAGTCAGATGCTGCG GAAGAACGTGGAGAAGCGGGTGCTGCTGGAAAACATGGAGGGGCTGTTCCTGGCCATGGACGAGATCGTGGACGGCGG AGTCGTGCTGGAGAGTGACCCCCAGCAAGTGGTTCATCGTGTGGCTGTGAGG GGTGAGGACGTGCCCCTCACAGAGCAGACAGTCTCACAG GTGCTGCAGTCAGCCAAGGAGCAGATCAAGTGGTCTCTGCTGCGTTAA
- the LOC133627889 gene encoding zinc finger protein 385A-like, producing MEPLPKGGLGGALAKPRRPVIACSVCQIRFNSQSQAAAHYQGNRHARRLKGLEAARARRGGDPGDPPEPPQKPGPAPPSSGEAPEPAGEQPPAPAAPGAPGPPSPPVPPPPGAEEEEEEKAKAKRLLYCALCKVAVNSLSQLEAHNKGTKHRAVLEARSGLGPIRSLPRPPHAQPPRRLFHCRLCNVRLGSELQLKQHISSRRHRDGVAGKPNPLLSRHKKPRSPPELAPLPFPKELPKALAGGGLLPPPLALAAAAAAMAAPPLALRPPGPPLLPGPPLAPALLRPAPGPLRPTHTPLLFSPY from the exons ATGGAGCCGCTGCCCaagggggggctggggggggctcTGGCCAAACCCCGGCGCCCCGTCATCGCCTGCAGCGTCTGCCAGATCCGCTTCAACTCCCAG agccaggcagctgctcaCTACCAGGGCAACCGGCACGCTCGGCGCCTcaaggggctggaggctgcccGAGCCCGGCGGGGGGGCGACCCCGGGgaccccccagagcccccccaaaagCCTGGCCCTGCACCCCCCTCCTCAGGGGAGGCACCTGAGCCAGCAG GcgagcagccccctgccccagcagctccaggggcccctggccccccttccccccctgtgcccccccctCCAGGGGCT gaagaggaggaggaggagaaggccAAGGCCAAGCGCCTGCTCTACTGTGCCCTCTGCAAAGTGGCTGTCAACAGCCTGTCCCAGCTGGAGGCTCACAACaaag gCACCAAGCACCGTGCTGTGCTGGAGGCTCGCAGTGGGCTGGGTCCCATCCGCTCCCTGCCGCGGCCGCCCCACGCGCAGCCCCCGCGGCGCCTCTTCCACTGTCGGCTCTGCAACGTGCGCCTGGGCTCCGAGCTGCAGCTCAAGCAG cacatcTCCAGCAGGAGGCACCGGGATGGGGTGGCTGGGAAACCCAACCCCCTGCTGAGCCGCCACAAGAAGCCCAGAAGCCCCCCAGAGCTG GCGCCGCTGCCCTTCCCCAAGGAGCTGCCCAAGGCTCTGGCTGGGGGGGGGCTGCTGCCCCCTCCCttggctctggctgctgcagcagctgccatggCTGCTCCCCCCCTGGCCCTGCGCCCCCCAGGGCCCCCCCTGCTGCCTGGGCCCCCCCTGGCCCCTGCTCTGCTGCGTCCTGCCCCTGGCCCCCTGCgacccacacacacccccctccTCTTCTCCCCCTATTGA
- the LOC133627890 gene encoding zinc finger protein 385A-like, which produces MEPLPKGGLGGALAKPRRPVIACSVCQIRFNSQSQAAAHYQGNRHARRLKGLEAARGGQEEEEEEEKAKAKRLLYCALCKVAVNSLSQLEAHNKGTKHRAVLEPRVDAAG; this is translated from the exons ATGGAGCCGCTGCCCaagggggggctggggggggctcTGGCCAAACCCCGGCGCCCCGTCATCGCCTGCAGCGTCTGCCAGATCCGCTTCAACTCCCAG agccaggcagctgctcaCTACCAGGGCAACCGGCACGCTCGGCGCCTcaaggggctggaggctgcccGA ggggggcaggaggaagaggaggaggaggagaaggccAAGGCCAAGCGCCTGCTCTACTGTGCCCTCTGCAAAGTGGCTGTCAACAGCCTGTCCCAGCTGGAGGCTCACAACaaag gcACCAAGCACCGAGCCGTGCTGGAG CCTCGCGTGGACGCTGCGGGGTGA